One genomic segment of Rubripirellula amarantea includes these proteins:
- a CDS encoding leucine-rich repeat domain-containing protein produces MIPPLNPRQYMFRQFVFCLLVATCLTNSQSHADEPSETSEVTASEVEPKPAETVSIFADKNLEEAVRAEVYAKRYNSEPILAEDVATISRVVAKRKGIKSLAGLEHCKRIMLLDLAGNEIADLNPLSELKLLQSVTISKNKISDLSPIKGLKSMQLLDLSENQVADLSAIEGMSNLRTLYVSGNKIDDLSSLAKLTKLWSVDFSTNQVSDLAPIANLKWLSTLNADGNQVESLTPLKGLGELDLMMIRRNKIRDLTPLIEMCEADFNGDRKFAPYLDIYISGNPIDDATLNEQIQRLQALGVDVEDDQ; encoded by the coding sequence ATGATTCCACCTCTAAATCCCCGTCAGTACATGTTCCGTCAGTTCGTGTTTTGTTTGCTGGTAGCAACTTGCCTCACTAACTCACAATCGCATGCTGACGAGCCTTCCGAGACGTCAGAAGTTACGGCGTCAGAAGTCGAGCCAAAGCCAGCCGAGACGGTGTCGATCTTCGCGGATAAGAATCTCGAAGAAGCGGTACGGGCCGAAGTTTATGCCAAACGGTACAACAGTGAACCCATTTTGGCGGAAGATGTTGCCACGATTTCTCGAGTCGTTGCGAAACGTAAAGGAATCAAGAGTCTGGCGGGCTTGGAACATTGCAAGCGAATCATGCTTTTGGATCTTGCTGGCAATGAGATCGCCGATCTCAACCCGCTGAGCGAACTGAAGTTGTTACAGTCTGTTACGATTTCGAAGAACAAAATTTCGGACTTGTCGCCGATCAAAGGACTGAAGTCGATGCAGTTGCTGGACTTGTCCGAGAACCAAGTTGCGGACCTTTCCGCTATCGAAGGAATGTCGAACCTGAGAACGCTTTACGTCAGCGGCAACAAGATTGATGATCTTTCGTCACTGGCCAAATTGACCAAGCTGTGGTCGGTCGATTTTTCTACCAACCAAGTTTCGGACTTAGCGCCGATAGCGAATTTGAAGTGGCTCAGTACCCTTAACGCAGACGGCAATCAAGTCGAATCGCTCACGCCGTTAAAGGGGCTGGGCGAACTGGACCTGATGATGATTCGCCGAAACAAGATTCGCGATCTAACGCCATTAATTGAAATGTGCGAAGCAGACTTCAACGGGGATCGCAAATTCGCGCCGTATCTAGACATCTACATCAGCGGCAATCCGATCGACGATGCGACACTGAATGAGCAAATCCAACGGTTGCAAGCTCTGGGCGTTGACGTCGAGGACGATCAATAG
- a CDS encoding metallophosphoesterase family protein: MTRTAILSDIHGNLSALEAVLADVESQNVDRIVCLGDVIGYGPQPCECLDQVMNFEFCILGNHDSSALFDPEGFNVAAEQAIFWTRAQVECGPEGPEVSLKRMNYLCRMPRIVEEAVPGSGDGELPSLMFVHGSPRGPTNEYVFPEDTQNVKKMEKLFSLFRHLCFQGHTHVPGVFTSDLRFVRPTDTGAGYDISDRNQRLMINVGSVGQPRDGDPRSCYVIHDPEKIVYRRVEYDIEQTVKLIEAEPELDNLLGYRLREGR, encoded by the coding sequence GTGACCCGCACCGCGATCCTGAGTGACATTCACGGTAATTTGTCCGCACTTGAAGCGGTGCTGGCCGACGTTGAATCGCAGAACGTCGATCGAATCGTCTGCCTAGGCGATGTCATTGGCTATGGGCCGCAGCCTTGCGAGTGCCTCGATCAAGTGATGAACTTTGAGTTCTGCATTCTTGGCAATCACGACAGCAGCGCGCTGTTCGATCCAGAAGGTTTCAACGTTGCTGCCGAACAGGCCATTTTCTGGACGCGAGCTCAGGTCGAGTGCGGCCCGGAAGGCCCCGAAGTTAGCCTGAAGCGTATGAATTACCTGTGCCGGATGCCACGGATCGTGGAAGAAGCAGTGCCGGGGTCCGGGGACGGTGAATTGCCAAGCCTAATGTTTGTTCACGGTTCGCCGCGCGGACCGACGAATGAATACGTTTTTCCCGAAGACACCCAGAACGTCAAGAAAATGGAAAAGCTATTCTCGCTATTCCGGCATCTGTGTTTTCAAGGCCACACCCACGTTCCTGGCGTTTTCACCAGTGACCTGCGCTTTGTACGCCCCACGGATACGGGCGCCGGCTATGACATCTCGGATCGCAATCAACGATTGATGATCAACGTCGGAAGCGTCGGTCAGCCTCGCGATGGTGACCCCCGAAGTTGCTATGTGATTCACGATCCCGAGAAAATCGTCTATCGCCGAGTGGAGTACGATATCGAGCAGACGGTCAAGCTGATCGAAGCGGAACCTGAACTCGACAACCTGCTCGGCTACCGATTACGCGAAGGTCGGTAA
- a CDS encoding metallophosphoesterase family protein has translation MKRALISDIHGNLEAFEAVLADIDSNDVAEIYCLGDIIGYGPNPCECLDLVMKRCQKTILGNHDQAALFDPDGFNQMALQAIYWTRDQLDNGPGSNAQVNSRWDFLGELPRQVEESEYRFVHGSPRDPTNEYVFPEYIFDTRKMEILFGKIEHVCFMGHTHLPGIFTTECEFISPDECDHSYKIGGAKLMVNVGSVGQPRDDNNKSCYVILDTDAKTITYRRVDYDRNKTAEKIYNVPDLSDALGDRLKHGR, from the coding sequence GTGAAGCGAGCCTTGATCAGCGATATCCACGGCAATCTCGAAGCATTCGAGGCCGTGTTAGCGGATATCGATTCTAACGATGTAGCAGAGATCTACTGCCTGGGCGATATTATCGGCTATGGACCGAATCCCTGCGAGTGCCTTGATTTAGTCATGAAGCGTTGCCAGAAAACAATTCTGGGCAATCACGATCAAGCTGCTTTATTCGATCCTGATGGCTTCAATCAGATGGCGTTGCAGGCGATTTATTGGACTCGCGACCAACTCGACAATGGACCTGGAAGCAACGCTCAAGTCAATTCGCGTTGGGACTTCTTGGGTGAACTGCCGCGACAGGTCGAAGAATCCGAGTACCGTTTCGTGCATGGCTCCCCACGTGACCCCACGAACGAGTACGTGTTCCCCGAATACATCTTCGACACTCGCAAGATGGAAATTCTGTTCGGCAAAATCGAACACGTTTGCTTCATGGGACACACCCACCTGCCGGGAATCTTCACAACGGAATGCGAGTTTATTTCGCCAGACGAATGCGACCATTCCTACAAGATTGGCGGAGCAAAGCTGATGGTCAACGTTGGAAGCGTCGGCCAACCTCGCGATGACAATAACAAGTCGTGCTATGTGATTTTGGACACGGATGCGAAAACGATTACGTACCGCCGCGTTGACTATGATCGCAATAAGACGGCCGAAAAGATCTACAACGTGCCCGATCTTTCGGATGCTCTTGGCGATCGACTTAAACACGGGCGTTAG
- the tsaB gene encoding tRNA (adenosine(37)-N6)-threonylcarbamoyltransferase complex dimerization subunit type 1 TsaB: MTETIGNSTIQADGQTASETAGQLAMETTGKGGSIAILVAGRVVHQVVLPQRERTARVLTGELERTVAWANQSGIKIGLLSVADGPGSFTGLRIGVTTAKTLSYAWQIPLVSVDSLSAIAAEAFRMTPNVDRILVALDAYREQAYVAEVSRQLLSTTPSEMAERIEVLSHSELASRVASAQGWHFAGDAKLFDDVDAARILPRECDAVGVGIIAHQKASQELFVEAMELVPRYVKLSAAEEKL, encoded by the coding sequence ATGACTGAAACAATCGGGAACTCGACGATCCAAGCGGACGGGCAAACCGCGTCGGAAACCGCTGGGCAATTGGCGATGGAGACGACGGGAAAAGGCGGCAGTATCGCGATCTTAGTTGCCGGCCGAGTTGTGCACCAAGTCGTATTACCCCAACGAGAACGTACCGCGCGAGTCTTGACCGGCGAACTCGAGCGAACGGTCGCTTGGGCGAACCAATCGGGTATCAAGATTGGGCTTTTGTCGGTCGCCGATGGCCCAGGTTCATTCACCGGCCTGCGAATAGGCGTGACGACTGCGAAAACGCTTAGCTATGCGTGGCAAATCCCTTTGGTCTCGGTGGATTCGTTGTCAGCGATCGCGGCTGAAGCATTTCGAATGACCCCGAACGTAGACCGCATTCTGGTCGCTCTGGATGCTTATCGCGAACAGGCGTACGTCGCCGAAGTCAGCCGACAACTTCTTTCGACCACACCGTCAGAAATGGCCGAACGGATCGAGGTGCTTTCTCATTCTGAATTGGCCTCGCGAGTGGCATCAGCTCAGGGTTGGCATTTCGCTGGTGACGCCAAACTATTCGATGATGTCGATGCTGCTCGAATCCTGCCTCGAGAATGCGATGCCGTGGGAGTGGGCATTATCGCTCATCAAAAAGCCAGCCAAGAACTGTTTGTTGAGGCAATGGAGTTGGTACCTCGCTACGTCAAATTGAGCGCGGCCGAAGAGAAACTGTAA
- a CDS encoding BBP7 family outer membrane beta-barrel protein yields MNKKFLRRAALALSLSAGAFGLSQTAEAGQPYSSPSQWNNFRPALDEALAAEDAASTTAKAKSSIEELPAPKPTPAPMAAPSNKAHLNQGYPTDAYSGAHESTAYPSATHSSGNYSPVPHNSYAPQGTYSTMPSPNVGSGCAPCESSMSSPSPYAHAMSSSWEGSSSCGSGDVGSCGVDTNVRNELFPYFGSANILFMSLSEGRGRNIATGLGNDFNTSIVDPGSSVGFDVSAGRYLGNGCYGLGITYFNWDPGSESVTRLGTPGSIRATMPQYRDASIDVGGAGIDTVYNYIDGTIGAGAGGVRATRDLSFQGIEANLFSFGLMGARRASYATPCGSNGYGMGRGLGWGAGHGSCGYGGAAGPLVRASSGRVRVTTSHGFRWFQIKDSSELAYNIDGTAGYQAEDIYDNVDTENNLFGYQFGGRLTYCLGNRLDFNIGGKFGVYGNRAELRHRLGTQTTLAYPTGAGTDLVDTVDTDTVLSTLGELDLGLGYRISNAWTVRGGYRVMGITGVANAMDSYSNYYTSAAAAGTVFADDSYVLHGAYVGAEFNW; encoded by the coding sequence ATGAACAAGAAGTTCCTTCGACGTGCCGCCTTAGCACTTAGCCTCAGCGCTGGTGCTTTCGGACTTAGCCAAACAGCCGAAGCTGGACAGCCTTACTCGTCACCTTCACAATGGAATAACTTTCGCCCGGCGCTCGATGAGGCGCTTGCGGCTGAAGACGCTGCTAGCACGACCGCGAAAGCCAAGTCGAGCATCGAAGAATTGCCGGCTCCCAAGCCCACACCGGCGCCGATGGCAGCTCCATCCAACAAAGCTCATCTGAATCAAGGCTACCCGACCGATGCCTATTCGGGTGCTCATGAGTCAACCGCCTACCCTTCGGCGACGCACTCCAGTGGCAACTACTCACCGGTGCCACACAACAGCTATGCGCCACAAGGCACCTACAGCACCATGCCATCGCCAAACGTCGGCAGCGGATGTGCGCCTTGCGAAAGCAGTATGTCGTCACCTAGCCCTTACGCTCACGCAATGTCTTCGTCTTGGGAAGGCAGCAGCTCTTGCGGAAGCGGCGATGTGGGCTCATGCGGCGTTGACACCAATGTTCGCAACGAACTGTTCCCGTACTTCGGCAGTGCCAACATTCTGTTCATGTCGCTTAGCGAAGGCCGTGGCCGCAACATCGCAACGGGACTGGGCAACGACTTCAACACTTCGATCGTGGATCCAGGATCCTCGGTTGGATTTGACGTCAGCGCCGGTCGATACCTTGGCAACGGTTGCTATGGCTTGGGCATCACGTACTTCAACTGGGATCCAGGTAGCGAATCGGTAACTCGATTAGGGACTCCGGGATCCATTCGAGCGACCATGCCTCAGTACCGTGATGCATCGATCGACGTGGGTGGTGCAGGCATTGACACGGTGTACAACTACATCGACGGCACGATTGGTGCGGGTGCAGGCGGAGTGCGGGCAACCCGTGACCTGAGCTTCCAAGGAATTGAAGCGAACCTGTTCAGCTTTGGTTTGATGGGTGCTCGCCGTGCTTCCTACGCTACACCTTGCGGTTCGAATGGATACGGCATGGGACGAGGCCTCGGCTGGGGTGCTGGTCACGGTTCGTGCGGTTACGGCGGAGCGGCTGGTCCATTGGTGCGTGCATCTTCGGGCCGAGTACGTGTGACAACAAGCCACGGTTTCCGTTGGTTCCAAATCAAAGACTCGTCCGAGCTTGCCTACAACATTGACGGCACAGCGGGTTATCAAGCGGAAGACATCTACGACAACGTTGATACCGAAAACAACCTGTTCGGTTATCAGTTTGGTGGACGCTTGACTTACTGCTTGGGCAACCGCTTGGACTTCAACATTGGCGGTAAGTTTGGTGTTTACGGAAACCGCGCTGAACTGCGTCACCGTCTCGGAACTCAAACCACGCTTGCTTACCCAACCGGTGCTGGCACCGACTTGGTCGACACGGTCGATACCGACACCGTGTTGTCGACGCTCGGCGAGCTTGATCTTGGACTGGGCTACCGTATCAGCAACGCCTGGACCGTCCGTGGCGGTTACCGCGTGATGGGAATCACCGGTGTTGCTAACGCGATGGATTCGTATTCGAACTACTACACGTCAGCCGCTGCAGCGGGAACCGTGTTCGCCGACGACAGCTACGTGTTGCACGGAGCCTACGTGGGTGCCGAGTTCAACTGGTAA
- a CDS encoding glutamate-5-semialdehyde dehydrogenase produces the protein MNDLPAYCLATAQAAREASYQLATIDTEIKNRWLSESAIALKAAAAEIVEANQLDLAAAPGYGLTDAAIDRLRLDSSRIDAIAGALLEIAALPDPIGEVLDGFTRPGGLQIVKKRVPLGVVFFIYESRPNVTADAAAICVKSGNAVILRGGKEAIHSSRAIVNVLSRCAEQVGIPAAAVQLVQTTDRAAVGEFLGMSNLIDVTIPRGGEGLIRRVAAEATMPVIKHYDGNCHVYVDKDADISMAATIIENAKCQRMGVCNACESLLVHRDIAAKALPVIAETLSRHGIEIVADAESLSHLPGASLATEDDWSAEYLGPKISVAIVSDVMEAVKHINRYGSHHTDAIVTNQIRTAEIFTSAVDSSAVMVNASTRFNDGGVFGLGAEIGISTDKFHARGPCGMRELTTYKYIVKGDGHIRT, from the coding sequence ATGAACGATCTTCCCGCCTATTGCTTGGCCACGGCCCAGGCGGCTCGCGAAGCGTCTTATCAATTGGCGACGATCGACACCGAGATCAAGAACCGTTGGCTCAGCGAATCGGCGATCGCGCTGAAGGCTGCGGCGGCCGAGATTGTCGAAGCGAATCAGCTCGATCTTGCTGCGGCGCCTGGCTATGGCCTTACTGACGCAGCGATCGATCGACTGAGATTGGATTCGTCGCGAATCGATGCCATTGCTGGTGCTCTGCTCGAGATCGCTGCGTTACCCGATCCAATAGGCGAAGTCCTTGACGGATTTACTCGTCCGGGCGGATTGCAGATCGTTAAGAAGCGAGTGCCTTTGGGAGTTGTGTTCTTTATCTATGAAAGTCGTCCTAACGTGACCGCTGATGCGGCCGCAATTTGCGTCAAGAGTGGCAATGCGGTCATCCTTCGCGGTGGCAAAGAAGCGATCCATAGCAGTCGCGCCATCGTAAACGTTCTTTCGCGTTGTGCCGAACAAGTTGGTATTCCCGCTGCCGCAGTTCAATTGGTCCAAACCACCGATCGTGCCGCCGTTGGTGAATTCCTTGGAATGTCGAATCTGATCGACGTTACCATTCCCCGAGGCGGCGAAGGCTTGATTCGTCGTGTGGCCGCCGAAGCGACGATGCCAGTGATCAAGCACTACGACGGTAATTGCCACGTCTATGTTGATAAAGACGCCGACATCTCGATGGCCGCCACCATCATCGAGAACGCCAAGTGCCAACGCATGGGCGTTTGCAACGCGTGCGAGTCTTTGTTGGTACACCGGGATATCGCCGCTAAAGCATTGCCCGTGATCGCCGAAACGTTATCCCGACATGGCATCGAAATCGTCGCTGATGCTGAATCGCTTTCGCATCTTCCCGGTGCCTCGTTGGCTACCGAAGACGATTGGTCAGCCGAGTATCTAGGGCCAAAGATAAGCGTTGCCATAGTGAGCGATGTGATGGAAGCGGTAAAGCACATCAATCGTTACGGTTCGCATCACACCGATGCCATCGTCACCAATCAAATACGCACAGCGGAGATCTTCACGAGTGCGGTCGACAGCAGTGCGGTGATGGTCAACGCTTCAACCCGATTCAATGATGGGGGTGTGTTTGGGCTCGGTGCCGAGATTGGAATTTCCACGGATAAGTTTCATGCACGTGGACCTTGCGGCATGCGTGAGTTGACGACGTACAAGTACATCGTCAAAGGGGATGGGCACATCCGAACCTAG
- a CDS encoding CinA family protein, with protein MTAHPLCVELFEKLSDAGSRIVFAESCTGGLVAAEMAKIAGVSEVFCGSAVTYRNDTKVRWLGVDAETIANLSAVSPPVAHQMAKGVLQQTPEADLAVAITGHLGPDAPDGLDGLVLIGLARTIKGKVVVKVTEHHLESSSRTERQLEAMLVVVQSALDVL; from the coding sequence ATGACTGCTCATCCTCTTTGCGTTGAACTCTTTGAAAAGCTTTCCGACGCGGGTTCGCGTATTGTGTTCGCGGAAAGCTGCACCGGCGGTTTGGTTGCAGCGGAAATGGCCAAAATCGCTGGCGTTTCCGAGGTATTCTGTGGATCCGCAGTGACTTATCGCAACGACACTAAGGTCCGTTGGCTTGGTGTTGATGCCGAAACCATCGCAAATCTCTCAGCGGTTTCGCCGCCTGTGGCGCACCAGATGGCCAAAGGAGTCTTACAACAAACTCCTGAAGCCGACCTCGCCGTTGCAATCACGGGTCACCTCGGACCCGACGCGCCCGACGGATTGGACGGGCTAGTACTGATTGGATTGGCTCGCACCATTAAAGGCAAGGTGGTGGTCAAGGTGACCGAGCATCACCTGGAATCTTCATCGCGAACCGAACGTCAACTCGAAGCAATGTTGGTGGTAGTGCAGAGTGCCCTGGACGTACTGTGA
- a CDS encoding LuxR C-terminal-related transcriptional regulator codes for MSLHSPSRPLLTLFLIGRSLEDQQAYASLADRAEAKMRSFEYPEQWFAQETVRRPCCVILKNDLSPNAVREFLRTTRKRNLNAPVILTSSTSEPQTVLDLISTGAFAVSAPLNLDDMNLSSEFVALLKSAFAYDQCQFGFDQLLQSVSEAMSSLTPRQCEVLHQVTSGMQTKDIAELHGVSKRLIEAERSELLKRFSVTSTPELTQLMGQYHVLNLQRLRAQSLYTPCDRVAHPAIAQRSCF; via the coding sequence GTGTCTTTACACTCACCTTCTCGCCCGCTGCTGACGCTCTTTTTGATTGGTAGGTCGCTTGAGGACCAACAGGCCTACGCATCGCTTGCCGATCGAGCGGAAGCCAAGATGCGTTCGTTCGAATACCCCGAACAGTGGTTCGCTCAGGAAACAGTGCGGCGTCCATGCTGTGTCATCCTTAAGAATGATTTGTCGCCGAATGCCGTGAGAGAATTTTTGCGAACGACTCGAAAACGCAATCTCAACGCTCCCGTGATCTTGACCAGTTCGACATCCGAACCACAAACCGTCCTCGACCTGATTTCAACTGGGGCGTTCGCCGTCAGTGCTCCACTGAACTTAGACGATATGAACCTGAGCTCGGAATTCGTTGCCCTCTTAAAGTCAGCGTTCGCCTATGACCAATGTCAATTTGGGTTTGATCAACTTTTACAGTCGGTCAGCGAGGCGATGTCCAGTTTGACGCCACGCCAATGTGAAGTACTTCATCAAGTGACATCGGGAATGCAGACCAAGGACATAGCCGAACTTCACGGTGTGTCCAAACGTCTGATAGAGGCGGAACGTTCCGAATTGTTGAAGCGGTTCAGCGTGACCAGCACTCCTGAACTGACGCAATTGATGGGGCAATACCATGTGCTCAACCTGCAACGATTGCGAGCGCAATCACTCTACACGCCGTGTGATCGCGTGGCTCACCCAGCGATAGCGCAACGATCTTGCTTCTAA